One genomic window of Streptomyces sp. NBC_01276 includes the following:
- a CDS encoding ABC transporter ATP-binding protein — translation MPSAPSAPSAPLAPRPTTGAAVAAAATDLSKVYGSGDTRVVALDRVSVSFREGEFTAIMGPSGCGKSTLMHCAAGLDSFSSGSVRIGTTELGNLDDGQLTRLRRDRVGFIFQAFNLLPTLTALENITLPLTVAGRRPDRQWLDRVVSMVGLSERLGHRPGQLSGGQQQRVAVARALVSRPAIVFGDEPTGNLDSRAGAEVLGFLRDSVRELGQTVVMVTHDPVAAGYADRVVFLSDGRLVDEMARPSPERVLDRMKAFDTRTHTG, via the coding sequence ATCCCGTCCGCCCCGTCCGCCCCGTCCGCCCCGCTCGCCCCGCGCCCGACGACCGGCGCCGCCGTCGCGGCCGCCGCCACCGACCTGTCGAAGGTCTACGGCAGCGGCGACACCCGCGTCGTCGCCCTGGACCGCGTCAGCGTCTCCTTCCGGGAGGGCGAGTTCACCGCGATCATGGGTCCGTCCGGCTGCGGCAAGTCCACGCTGATGCACTGCGCGGCCGGGCTCGACTCCTTCAGCTCCGGCTCCGTCCGCATCGGCACGACAGAACTGGGGAACCTGGACGACGGGCAGCTCACACGGCTGCGGCGCGACCGCGTCGGATTCATCTTCCAGGCGTTCAACCTGCTGCCGACCCTGACCGCGCTGGAGAACATCACGCTGCCGCTGACCGTCGCCGGGCGGCGGCCCGACCGGCAGTGGCTGGACCGCGTGGTGTCGATGGTCGGCCTCTCCGAGCGCCTGGGCCACCGCCCCGGGCAGCTGTCCGGCGGCCAGCAGCAACGCGTCGCCGTGGCCCGGGCGCTGGTCTCGCGCCCCGCCATCGTCTTCGGTGACGAGCCCACCGGGAACCTCGACTCCCGGGCCGGGGCGGAGGTCCTCGGCTTCCTGCGCGATTCGGTGCGGGAGCTGGGCCAGACGGTGGTCATGGTCACCCACGACCCGGTCGCCGCCGGGTACGCCGACCGCGTCGTCTTCCTCTCCGACGGCCGCCTCGTCGACGAGATGGCCCGTCCCTCCCCCGAGCGCGTCCTGGACCGGATGAAGGCCTTCGACACCCGTACGCACACCGGCTGA
- a CDS encoding ATP-binding protein, protein MRPIPRRRPDRVPLRWKIAALAAATACLVVAAVGAIVHVWTARDIRGRAEAQALNSLYAAMDVHRRTGTLTNGAALDPDGLPSSLRRLTDTTRHTAYDGHVDGNLGPSVWAAVRTDGPDGRVLAVQVNMGPELHDLQRLDVTMAVASLAALVAATPVAFYGAGLLARRLRRVSETAGRISAGDLDARTGPTRGRDEVADIAATVDLMADSLSRRLRTERQFTADVAHELRTPVGGLLAAVDLLPPGETEDLLRARVRDLRGLVEDLLEISRLDAGAEQPVRAHVPLAAVVAEAVARTGLDTRVTVTGPGAAARTAGTTETVETVETDPRRLERIVGNLVINAHRHGAAPVEVTVEGRTVVVRDHGPGFPRDLLLGGPRRFHTGAAERGSGHGLGLTIALGQARLLGAELRLENAPDGGAVATLLLPS, encoded by the coding sequence GTGCGACCGATTCCCCGGCGACGGCCGGACCGGGTACCCCTGCGCTGGAAGATCGCCGCGCTGGCCGCGGCCACCGCCTGTCTGGTCGTCGCCGCGGTGGGCGCGATCGTGCACGTGTGGACCGCGCGGGACATCCGCGGCCGGGCCGAAGCGCAGGCCCTCAACTCGCTCTACGCCGCCATGGACGTCCACCGGCGCACCGGAACCCTCACGAACGGCGCCGCCCTCGACCCGGACGGGCTTCCCTCCTCCCTGCGCCGCCTCACCGACACCACCCGGCACACGGCGTACGACGGGCACGTCGACGGCAATCTGGGCCCGAGCGTCTGGGCCGCCGTGCGGACCGACGGCCCAGACGGCCGGGTGCTGGCCGTCCAGGTGAACATGGGCCCGGAACTCCACGACCTGCAACGCCTCGATGTGACGATGGCGGTGGCCTCCCTGGCCGCCCTCGTGGCCGCCACGCCCGTGGCGTTCTACGGAGCCGGGCTGCTCGCCCGCCGGCTGCGGCGGGTCTCCGAGACGGCGGGGCGTATCTCCGCCGGTGACCTCGACGCCCGGACGGGGCCCACCAGGGGCCGTGACGAGGTGGCCGACATCGCCGCCACCGTCGACCTCATGGCCGACAGCCTCAGCCGGCGCCTGCGCACCGAGCGCCAGTTCACCGCGGACGTGGCCCACGAACTGCGCACCCCGGTCGGCGGCCTGTTGGCGGCCGTCGACCTGCTACCGCCCGGCGAGACGGAGGATCTGCTGCGGGCCCGGGTCCGCGACCTGCGCGGGCTGGTCGAGGACCTGCTGGAGATCTCCCGGCTGGACGCCGGCGCCGAACAACCGGTGCGCGCCCACGTGCCGCTCGCGGCGGTCGTCGCGGAGGCCGTGGCACGCACCGGCCTCGACACCCGGGTCACCGTCACCGGCCCCGGGGCGGCGGCCCGTACGGCGGGAACGACGGAGACCGTGGAGACGGTGGAGACCGATCCGCGCCGCCTCGAACGGATCGTGGGCAACCTCGTCATCAACGCCCACCGGCATGGCGCCGCCCCGGTCGAGGTCACGGTCGAGGGGCGTACCGTCGTCGTGCGCGACCACGGCCCCGGCTTCCCCCGGGACCTCCTCCTGGGCGGCCCCCGCCGCTTCCACACGGGTGCGGCCGAGCGCGGCTCCGGGCACGGCCTGGGCCTGACGATCGCCCTGGGCCAGGCCCGGCTCCTGGGTGCCGAGCTGCGGCTGGAGAACGCCCCGGACGGCGGCGCCGTCGCCACGTTGCTGCTGCCGTCCTGA
- the cseB gene encoding two-component system response regulator CseB has translation MSVSTPAPAPAPPVRVLLVEDDELMRRSFAVALERYGYRMRTAADGLTALELLRDEDFDLLILDVMLPGLDGIGLCRRVRETSLVPVLMMSARGDGLDVVAGLEAGADDYVVKPVDTYVLVARIRSLLRRATYAPSPQPAPLPAPGPDTGAPASDGRSLVFGDLTIDTGGLEVSLSGSPVALTPTELKLLLEFAAHPGIVLDRHTLLREVWDYGWDGDSRVVDLCVQRLRGKVGRDRIETVRGFGYKFRR, from the coding sequence GTGTCCGTGTCCACCCCCGCTCCGGCCCCCGCACCTCCCGTGCGCGTGCTGCTGGTGGAGGACGACGAGCTCATGCGCCGGTCGTTCGCCGTCGCCCTGGAGCGCTACGGCTACCGCATGCGGACCGCCGCCGACGGGCTGACCGCCCTGGAGCTCTTGCGCGACGAGGACTTCGACCTGCTGATCCTGGACGTGATGCTGCCCGGTCTCGACGGGATCGGGCTCTGCCGCAGGGTCCGGGAGACCAGCCTGGTGCCGGTCCTGATGATGTCCGCCCGCGGTGACGGGCTGGACGTGGTCGCCGGTCTGGAGGCCGGTGCGGACGACTACGTGGTCAAGCCCGTGGACACCTACGTGCTCGTGGCGCGCATCCGTTCGCTCCTGCGGCGGGCGACCTACGCGCCCTCGCCGCAGCCCGCACCCCTGCCCGCGCCGGGCCCGGACACCGGGGCACCGGCCTCCGACGGACGGTCGCTCGTCTTCGGGGACCTGACCATCGACACCGGCGGCCTGGAGGTCTCCCTCTCCGGCAGCCCGGTGGCGCTCACCCCGACCGAACTGAAACTGCTGCTGGAGTTCGCCGCCCATCCGGGCATCGTGCTGGACCGGCACACCCTCCTGCGCGAGGTCTGGGACTACGGCTGGGACGGCGACAGCCGCGTCGTGGACCTCTGCGTGCAGCGCCTGCGGGGCAAGGTGGGCCGGGACCGCATCGAGACCGTGCGCGGCTTCGGCTACAAGTTCAGGCGCTGA
- a CDS encoding MarR family winged helix-turn-helix transcriptional regulator translates to MGEHGHDRVVSFAVRLTWLNMRAAIGTTLEEFGLTVPQFATLMMVGASPGMSVAQLARSVGSTRQAANEMLAALERDGLITRSPHPTDRRTHQVHLTPLGGRRYEEALPAVVRREAELEEGLTADQRDAARSWMAAVSAACQEPAQK, encoded by the coding sequence ATGGGCGAGCACGGTCACGATCGGGTGGTGAGCTTCGCGGTGCGGCTCACCTGGCTCAACATGCGCGCCGCCATCGGCACCACGCTGGAGGAGTTCGGGCTCACGGTGCCGCAGTTCGCCACGCTGATGATGGTCGGGGCGTCCCCCGGCATGTCGGTGGCCCAGCTGGCCCGCTCGGTCGGCAGCACCCGGCAGGCCGCCAACGAGATGCTCGCGGCACTGGAACGCGACGGCCTCATCACCCGCTCCCCCCACCCGACCGACCGCAGGACGCACCAGGTGCACCTGACCCCCCTCGGCGGCCGGCGCTACGAGGAGGCGCTCCCGGCCGTCGTGCGACGCGAGGCCGAACTGGAGGAGGGGCTGACCGCCGATCAGCGGGACGCCGCCCGCTCCTGGATGGCGGCCGTCTCGGCCGCCTGCCAGGAGCCCGCGCAGAAGTGA
- a CDS encoding MFS transporter, producing MSSATPPMPLRPSAPPPARRRLILGVLVFAQLLIWLDGTILTTAFETLSDPVLGLGATPGQLQWATGAYTLAFAGLMFSGGALGDRFGHRNTLLAGMALFGLASAFAACATTPGQLVAWRAVMGAGAALLVPATMAVVGWTFEPAQRPAAFAALSSFAGVGIAAGPILAGVLLSAFWWGSVFLVNVPVALLGLGFIARYVPNSRSPEVRRLDPAGLVLSTGGLGLLAYGLIRAGQDASFGRPAVWGSAAAGIALIAAFVAVELRMAHPSFDPRLLAQRRFATGNVTLMMVFLALTAGSFYLAFYLQGARGYSALQASLLGLPGALGVVVGSPVGVRLAGRTSVRLVSSVSLAVAALAMGSVSLFDATTPIAWYSAVMLVQGTAIGMVIAPVTGAVLGSLPLERSGAGSAVNSTLRQTGSVLGIAAGGTITSIVYRRTIDGSLTGLPDPVRQQARVSAELARHLAAATHDTRLAAVADGAFLHAMHVGALWTAGFALTGAAALALGFRSGRRGGGPVKGKGGGARSTPAPAPAPAPAP from the coding sequence ATGTCCTCCGCCACACCGCCGATGCCCTTACGCCCGTCCGCGCCACCACCGGCCCGCCGCCGGCTCATCCTCGGCGTCCTCGTCTTCGCCCAACTCCTCATATGGCTCGACGGCACCATCCTCACCACCGCCTTCGAGACCCTGTCCGACCCCGTCCTCGGCTTGGGGGCCACCCCCGGCCAGCTCCAGTGGGCCACCGGCGCCTACACCCTGGCCTTCGCCGGCCTGATGTTCTCCGGGGGTGCGCTCGGTGACCGGTTCGGCCACCGCAACACCCTGCTGGCGGGGATGGCCCTGTTCGGCCTCGCCTCGGCCTTCGCCGCCTGTGCCACGACCCCCGGCCAGCTCGTCGCCTGGCGCGCGGTGATGGGTGCCGGAGCCGCACTCCTCGTACCGGCCACCATGGCGGTGGTCGGCTGGACCTTCGAGCCCGCACAGCGGCCGGCGGCCTTCGCCGCGCTGTCGTCCTTCGCCGGTGTCGGGATCGCCGCCGGGCCGATCCTGGCCGGCGTGCTGCTCTCCGCGTTCTGGTGGGGTTCGGTGTTCCTCGTCAACGTGCCCGTGGCCCTCCTCGGCCTCGGCTTCATCGCCCGTTACGTGCCCAACTCCCGCAGCCCCGAAGTCCGTCGGCTCGACCCGGCCGGGCTGGTCCTGTCGACGGGCGGCCTCGGCCTCCTCGCGTACGGCCTGATCCGCGCCGGCCAGGACGCCTCCTTCGGCCGGCCGGCCGTCTGGGGGAGTGCCGCCGCGGGCATCGCGCTGATCGCGGCCTTCGTCGCCGTGGAGCTGCGGATGGCGCATCCCAGTTTCGACCCCCGGCTGCTGGCCCAGCGCCGTTTCGCCACCGGGAACGTCACCCTCATGATGGTCTTCCTGGCCCTGACGGCCGGATCCTTCTACCTCGCCTTCTACCTCCAGGGCGCCCGCGGGTACTCGGCGTTGCAGGCCTCGCTCCTCGGCCTCCCGGGAGCGCTCGGAGTGGTCGTCGGCTCGCCGGTCGGCGTCCGGCTCGCCGGCCGGACCTCCGTCCGGCTCGTCTCCTCGGTCTCGCTGGCCGTCGCGGCGCTGGCGATGGGTTCCGTGTCCCTGTTCGACGCGACCACACCGATCGCCTGGTACTCGGCGGTCATGCTCGTCCAGGGCACCGCGATCGGCATGGTCATCGCCCCCGTCACGGGCGCGGTCCTGGGCTCCCTGCCGCTGGAGCGCTCCGGCGCCGGCAGTGCGGTCAACAGCACCCTGCGCCAGACGGGGAGCGTGCTGGGCATCGCGGCCGGCGGCACGATCACCTCGATCGTCTACCGGCGCACCATCGACGGTTCGCTGACCGGCCTCCCGGATCCGGTACGGCAGCAGGCGCGCGTCTCGGCCGAGCTCGCCCGGCACCTGGCCGCCGCCACGCACGACACCCGGCTCGCCGCGGTGGCCGACGGCGCCTTCCTCCACGCCATGCACGTCGGCGCGCTCTGGACGGCGGGATTCGCGCTCACCGGCGCGGCGGCCCTCGCTCTCGGCTTCCGGTCCGGCCGTCGTGGCGGGGGGCCGGTGAAGGGCAAGGGCGGGGGAGCGCGGTCGACGCCCGCCCCCGCCCCCGCCCCGGCCCCAGCTCCCTGA
- a CDS encoding lamin tail domain-containing protein, with the protein MSASLATRRVVASLVAAGALIGAAALPAVAADHGRDHKGQRSAVVIGGVQYDSPNRDDRSNRALNGEWVEVKNTGRQSVNLRGFTLTDREGNRYRFSDFRLDGRSSVKVHTGQGRNTHRDLYQGRRQQIWDKRDTATLRDNRGNVLDSQSWGRGGRHS; encoded by the coding sequence ATGTCTGCTTCTCTCGCCACCCGCCGCGTGGTCGCCTCCCTCGTGGCCGCGGGCGCCCTCATCGGCGCGGCGGCCCTGCCGGCCGTCGCCGCCGACCACGGACGCGACCACAAGGGCCAGCGCTCCGCGGTCGTCATCGGCGGCGTCCAGTACGACAGCCCCAACCGCGACGACCGCTCCAACCGCGCCCTGAACGGGGAGTGGGTCGAGGTCAAGAACACGGGCCGCCAGAGCGTCAACCTGCGCGGCTTCACGCTGACCGACCGCGAGGGCAACCGCTACCGCTTCAGCGACTTCCGCCTGGACGGCCGCTCCAGCGTCAAGGTCCACACCGGCCAGGGCCGCAACACCCACCGCGACCTCTACCAGGGCCGCCGCCAGCAGATCTGGGACAAGCGCGACACCGCCACCCTGCGCGACAACCGCGGGAACGTGCTGGACAGCCAGTCGTGGGGCCGCGGCGGCCGCCACAGCTGA
- a CDS encoding GlxA family transcriptional regulator — MPRSRLHHVAVLVLEGAKPLDVGIPAQVFSTRASMPYEVRVCGAAPGLVTGGDGLSYYVAHGLEALAWADIVFVPGYRFPDRDDPPRAVVDALIAAHARGARLAAISTGAFALAATGLLDGKRATTHWHYARALAAKRPLVRVDENVLFVDEGSVLTSAGAASGIDLCLHVLRGDLGVAASNHAARRLVAAPYRSGGQAQYVPRSVPEVLGERFAATREWALHRLGEPLTLEILARHAAVSARTFSRRFAEDTGYTPMQWVMRARVDLARELLERSERGVEQIAADVGLGTGSNLRLHFQRILGTTPSEYRRTFTRGE; from the coding sequence GTGCCACGTTCCCGCCTGCACCATGTCGCCGTCCTCGTCCTCGAAGGGGCCAAGCCGCTCGACGTCGGCATTCCCGCGCAGGTGTTCTCGACCCGCGCGAGCATGCCGTACGAGGTACGGGTGTGCGGTGCCGCGCCCGGTCTGGTGACCGGCGGAGACGGACTCTCGTACTACGTCGCACACGGCCTCGAAGCACTGGCCTGGGCCGACATCGTCTTCGTCCCCGGCTACCGCTTCCCCGACCGCGACGACCCGCCGCGGGCCGTCGTCGACGCGCTGATCGCGGCCCACGCCCGCGGCGCGCGACTCGCCGCCATCTCCACCGGTGCCTTCGCGCTCGCCGCCACCGGACTCCTCGACGGGAAACGCGCCACGACGCACTGGCACTACGCGCGGGCCCTGGCCGCGAAACGCCCGCTCGTACGGGTCGACGAGAACGTCCTGTTCGTGGACGAGGGCAGCGTGCTGACCTCGGCCGGCGCCGCCTCGGGCATCGACCTGTGCCTGCACGTCCTGCGGGGCGACCTCGGGGTGGCCGCGTCGAACCACGCCGCCCGGCGCCTGGTCGCGGCGCCCTACCGCAGTGGCGGTCAGGCACAGTACGTGCCCCGCAGCGTGCCCGAGGTGCTGGGCGAGCGGTTCGCCGCCACCCGCGAATGGGCGCTGCACCGGCTCGGCGAGCCCCTCACCCTGGAGATCCTCGCCCGGCACGCCGCCGTGTCGGCGCGCACCTTCTCGCGCCGCTTCGCCGAGGACACGGGGTACACGCCGATGCAGTGGGTCATGCGCGCCCGCGTGGACCTGGCCCGCGAGCTGCTGGAGCGGTCGGAGCGCGGCGTCGAGCAGATCGCCGCCGACGTCGGCCTCGGGACCGGATCCAACCTGCGGCTGCACTTCCAGCGGATCCTCGGCACGACGCCGAGCGAGTACCGGCGCACCTTCACCCGGGGCGAATAG
- the gap gene encoding type I glyceraldehyde-3-phosphate dehydrogenase, with amino-acid sequence MTRIAINGFGRIGRNVLRALLERDSDLDVVAVNDLTEPATLARLLAYDTTSGRLGRPVSVEGNVLVVDGRRITVLAEREPANLPWAELGVDIVLEATGRFTSAKAARAHLDAGAKKVLVSAPADGADVTLAFGVNTDAYDPDLHTIVSNASCTTNALAPLAAVLDDLAGIEHGFMTTVHAYTQEQNLQDGPHRDARRARAAAVNIVPTTTGAAKAIGLVLPNLDGKLSGDSIRVPVPVGSIVELNTTVARDVTREQVLEAYRAAAQGPLAGVLEYSQDPLVSSDITGNPASSIFDSELTRVEGRHVKVVAWYDNEWGFSNRVIDTLQLLATR; translated from the coding sequence ATGACTCGCATCGCCATCAACGGATTCGGCCGCATCGGACGCAACGTGCTGCGCGCGCTGCTCGAACGCGACAGCGACCTCGATGTCGTCGCCGTCAACGACCTCACCGAGCCCGCCACCCTGGCGCGGCTGCTCGCCTACGACACCACCTCGGGCCGGCTCGGCCGCCCGGTGTCCGTCGAGGGGAACGTCCTCGTCGTCGACGGCCGTCGCATCACGGTGCTGGCCGAGCGCGAGCCGGCGAACCTGCCGTGGGCAGAGCTCGGCGTCGACATCGTGCTGGAGGCCACCGGTCGTTTCACCTCGGCCAAGGCGGCCCGCGCCCACCTCGACGCGGGTGCGAAGAAGGTGCTGGTCAGCGCGCCGGCGGACGGCGCCGACGTCACGCTCGCCTTCGGGGTGAACACCGACGCGTACGACCCGGACCTGCACACGATCGTCTCGAACGCCTCCTGCACCACCAACGCGCTCGCACCCCTGGCCGCGGTCCTCGACGACCTCGCGGGCATCGAGCACGGCTTCATGACCACGGTGCACGCCTACACGCAGGAGCAGAACCTCCAGGACGGCCCGCACCGGGACGCCCGCCGCGCCCGCGCCGCCGCCGTCAACATCGTGCCGACCACGACGGGCGCCGCAAAGGCGATCGGCCTCGTCCTGCCGAACCTCGACGGCAAGCTGTCCGGCGACTCGATCCGCGTGCCGGTGCCCGTCGGGTCGATCGTCGAGCTCAACACGACCGTCGCCCGCGACGTGACGCGCGAGCAGGTGCTGGAGGCGTACCGTGCCGCGGCGCAGGGCCCGCTCGCCGGCGTGCTGGAGTACTCGCAGGACCCGCTCGTCTCCTCCGACATCACGGGCAACCCGGCCTCGTCGATCTTCGACTCGGAGCTGACCCGTGTCGAGGGCCGCCACGTCAAGGTCGTCGCCTGGTACGACAACGAGTGGGGCTTCTCCAACCGCGTGATCGACACGCTGCAGCTGCTCGCCACGCGCTGA
- a CDS encoding nuclear transport factor 2 family protein → MTGTDPKAVVTRYVEAVRDGDLPAIRDSFAHDATWTYPGDLPISGTYEGRTAILEDFLGSVGPLIRPGTTVIELTHAFADGDQVLAEWTSTATTVDGAAYANRCAGVFTVRDGRIAAVREYADTRHTADVLFPAHRR, encoded by the coding sequence ATGACCGGCACCGACCCCAAGGCCGTCGTCACCCGATACGTCGAAGCGGTGCGCGACGGCGACCTCCCCGCCATCCGCGACAGCTTCGCGCACGACGCCACCTGGACCTACCCCGGCGACCTGCCGATATCCGGCACCTACGAGGGCCGCACCGCCATCCTGGAGGACTTCCTCGGCTCCGTCGGCCCGCTGATCCGGCCCGGCACCACCGTGATCGAGCTGACCCACGCCTTCGCCGACGGCGACCAGGTCCTCGCCGAATGGACCTCGACGGCGACCACGGTCGACGGCGCCGCCTACGCCAACCGCTGCGCCGGGGTGTTCACCGTCCGCGACGGGCGGATCGCCGCGGTGCGCGAGTACGCGGACACCCGGCACACCGCGGACGTGCTCTTCCCCGCACACCGCCGCTGA
- a CDS encoding intradiol ring-cleavage dioxygenase, which produces MTPEPRPLDTRRRTLLLAVGTTALTGLASACAGRRDGTAEAAAGRAAAVRAVTPNPSGPPPSCVLAAETGEGPYYTPKSQIRSDVTEDRQGVPLRLDLQIVRAAKGCAPLAQAAVDIWHADASGLYSQRGATYLRGTQTTDGDGRVSFRTIVPGWYAHIAPHVHFKVRPGRRTAVSSQLFLPEELLNAVYAGDPYSRRKAPAHPNTRDDRFASKGAGLTLNPVRDGAGYRASFVIGIV; this is translated from the coding sequence GTGACTCCCGAGCCCCGCCCCCTGGACACCCGCCGACGTACGCTGCTGCTGGCCGTCGGCACCACCGCCCTCACCGGTCTGGCATCGGCGTGTGCCGGAAGGCGGGACGGTACGGCGGAGGCGGCCGCCGGCCGGGCCGCCGCCGTACGGGCCGTCACGCCGAACCCGTCCGGCCCGCCACCGTCCTGCGTGCTCGCCGCCGAGACCGGGGAGGGCCCGTACTACACCCCGAAGAGCCAGATCCGCTCCGACGTCACGGAGGACCGCCAAGGCGTCCCGTTGCGGCTGGACCTGCAGATCGTACGGGCCGCCAAGGGGTGCGCCCCGCTGGCGCAGGCGGCCGTGGACATCTGGCACGCCGATGCCTCCGGCCTGTACTCGCAGCGCGGCGCCACCTATCTGCGCGGCACCCAGACCACCGACGGGGACGGCCGCGTGTCGTTCCGCACCATCGTGCCGGGCTGGTACGCGCACATCGCCCCGCACGTGCACTTCAAGGTCCGCCCCGGGCGCCGCACCGCGGTCTCCTCCCAGCTGTTCCTGCCCGAGGAACTGCTCAACGCGGTGTACGCGGGCGATCCCTACTCCCGCCGCAAGGCTCCCGCGCACCCCAACACCCGGGACGACCGGTTCGCCTCCAAGGGCGCCGGGCTGACGCTGAACCCGGTACGGGACGGCGCCGGATACCGGGCTTCGTTCGTCATCGGCATCGTCTGA
- a CDS encoding class I SAM-dependent methyltransferase — MAFEAEESFPAMRPAVRETYGPADLSGEPVFAGGFINFGYWNGIDLTAPLGEAERIRSQQDLYRRVLDAAGPLDRLRVLEVGCGLGMGCALALREHHPAGVTGMDIHPAQLQRAREAHAGLLDEAPERLRFVRGAAERMPFADGEFDAVVSVEAAQHFADLAAFAAETARVLRPGSRGRGPSRSATGSGPAGTPGCPGCGHRAPGRGTS, encoded by the coding sequence GTGGCGTTCGAGGCCGAGGAGTCCTTCCCCGCCATGCGGCCCGCGGTGCGGGAGACGTACGGGCCCGCGGACCTGAGCGGGGAGCCGGTCTTCGCCGGCGGGTTCATCAACTTCGGCTACTGGAACGGCATCGACCTGACGGCCCCGCTCGGCGAGGCGGAGCGGATCCGCAGCCAGCAGGACCTCTACCGGCGGGTCCTCGACGCCGCCGGGCCGCTGGATCGGCTGCGGGTCCTCGAAGTGGGCTGCGGGCTCGGCATGGGCTGTGCGCTGGCCCTGCGCGAGCACCACCCCGCCGGGGTCACCGGCATGGACATCCACCCCGCCCAGTTGCAGCGGGCCCGGGAGGCTCACGCGGGCCTCCTGGACGAAGCTCCGGAACGGCTGAGATTCGTACGGGGCGCGGCGGAGCGGATGCCCTTCGCGGACGGCGAGTTCGATGCCGTCGTCAGCGTGGAGGCGGCGCAGCACTTCGCGGACCTGGCCGCCTTCGCCGCGGAGACGGCGCGCGTGCTGCGTCCGGGCTCGCGGGGGCGCGGGCCGAGTCGATCGGCCACCGGGTCTGGGCCGGCTGGGACGCCTGGCTGTCCCGGCTGTGGGCACCGGGCACCTGGCCGCGGAACTTCCTGA
- a CDS encoding MsnO8 family LLM class oxidoreductase: MLDIPLSALEVAMVQTDSRALDTLRDTAAFAQGIERLGYHRVWYAEHHHSPAIGAFPPVVLIAHAAASTSAVRLGSGGVLAPNHAPVMLAEQFGTLAALHEDRIDLGIGRGPGTFDEGIARALRRGAGPVTDEEYRDDVAATLSFLVDEVALGPLPEPWLLASSTAGAALAAELGLPVAVAHHIRPDNTRAVLERYRAEFTPSRWCERPRVLLCVETVCAETEEEAAWRVGPMDVVKAGLLKGVSDLPFPTPAAAAAHPFTQEERQALAHFRAQQAVGTPETVVRRLAGLARETGADELMLTTPVYDLGDRLRSYELVRKYVEATAAP; encoded by the coding sequence ATGCTCGACATACCTCTTTCAGCGCTGGAAGTCGCGATGGTCCAGACGGACTCCCGCGCCCTTGACACCCTGCGGGACACCGCGGCCTTCGCTCAGGGAATCGAACGACTGGGCTACCACCGCGTCTGGTACGCCGAGCACCACCATTCGCCCGCGATCGGAGCGTTCCCGCCGGTCGTGCTGATCGCGCACGCCGCCGCCTCGACCTCGGCCGTCCGTCTCGGCTCCGGCGGCGTACTGGCCCCCAACCACGCCCCCGTCATGCTCGCGGAGCAGTTCGGAACGCTGGCAGCCCTCCACGAGGACCGCATCGACCTGGGCATCGGCCGCGGCCCCGGGACCTTCGACGAGGGCATCGCACGGGCACTGCGCCGCGGAGCCGGACCGGTCACCGACGAGGAGTACCGCGACGACGTGGCCGCCACCCTGTCCTTCCTGGTGGACGAGGTCGCCCTGGGCCCGCTGCCGGAGCCGTGGCTGCTGGCCTCCAGCACGGCGGGCGCGGCCCTCGCCGCCGAGCTCGGTCTGCCGGTGGCCGTGGCGCACCACATCCGGCCGGACAACACCCGGGCGGTCCTGGAGCGTTACCGCGCGGAGTTCACCCCGTCCCGCTGGTGCGAGCGGCCGCGCGTGCTGCTGTGCGTGGAGACCGTGTGCGCCGAGACGGAAGAGGAGGCCGCGTGGCGCGTCGGACCGATGGACGTCGTCAAGGCCGGGCTCCTCAAGGGGGTGAGCGACCTGCCGTTCCCCACCCCGGCGGCCGCCGCCGCGCACCCGTTCACGCAGGAGGAGCGGCAGGCGCTGGCCCACTTCCGGGCACAGCAGGCCGTCGGGACGCCCGAGACCGTCGTACGACGGCTCGCCGGACTGGCGCGCGAGACGGGCGCGGACGAGCTGATGCTCACCACGCCCGTGTACGACCTCGGCGACCGCCTGCGCTCCTACGAGCTGGTCAGGAAGTACGTGGAGGCCACCGCCGCGCCGTAG